The sequence below is a genomic window from Deltaproteobacteria bacterium.
GGTCGTGCGTACCCGCGCGATCGAGGTCACGCCTTCCGGCCGTGTGCGCGGCTCGTAGATCACGTAGCCGATTTTGTCGCTGCCGGTGAATAGGGTCTGCGCCGTCGAGATCGGCATGAGCACCTGCTCGTCGTCGCGCGGACCCATGTTGACCATCTGCTCACCTTTCGGCACCGACACGCCGACAATGCGAAACGGATGGCCGTCCAAACGCACGGCACGGCCGAGACCGGACTGCCGGCCGAACAGGCGCCGCTCCACCGTCGCCCCGATCACCAGCACCCTTCGGCGCGCCGCCACGTCGGCCTCGGTAATGAAGCGGCCGCGTCCGACTTGAAAGTTACGGATGCTCGCCGCCGCCGGCCCGACCCCGTACGTCCACACCACTTTGATGTGGGCGCCGCCCTTGAGCACGCGCGCGCCACTCCACATTTCCGGCGCCACGTGCTCGACCAATGGCGATGCGATCAGCCGCGGCGGATCGTCCACGTCGAGCTCGACACGGCGGGCGTTGCGATTGCCGCCACCGGGCTTTGGCACCACACCGGGAAACACATAGACCACCTTGCGGCCGATCGCCTCCATCTTCTCGCGATAGTGTTCACGGTTGCTGTTGCCGACCGCGGTCAGGGCGACGAATAAGGCGATGCCCCACACGATGCCCGAACCGGTGAGCAGCACCCGCAACCAATGGACGCGAATATTCCGCAGCGCCTCGGCGCACAGATCCCGCAGCATCATTCCGCTCGCAACGATTCGGCCGGGTCCACCCGCGCGGCGCGCCAGGCCGGACCACTGCCCGAAAGCACCCCCACCAGCGTGGTGACCACCAGCGCCAACCCCACTACCTGGGGCACGATCACCGGTACCGGCACCACGTCGCGCGGCAGGGTCCCCAAGAGGACACAGCCGCCGAGCCCCAGCGCCAACCCGGTGAAGCCGCCGAGCAACGTGATGACCAAGGTCTCGATGAGAAACTGTCCGACGACGTGCCGTCGCAACGCGCCAACGGCGAGCCGCAGGCCGATCTCCCGCCGCCGTTCGTTCACCGACACCAACATCATGTTCATGACGCCAATGCCGCCGATGGCTAGCGTGCCGATCGCCAACACGATGAGAAACACCTGCAGTCCGGCGAACACCGAATCGAAGCCGGACAGAATGTCGACCATGCTGGCGATGAAGACCGCCTCCTCGTCGGCCGGCGACACGTGCAGCCGCCGCGCGAGAATCGTGCGCACTTCACGCTTCACCACTTCGTTCAGGCGACGCTCGGTCGGCCG
It includes:
- a CDS encoding ABC transporter permease — its product is MMLRDLCAEALRNIRVHWLRVLLTGSGIVWGIALFVALTAVGNSNREHYREKMEAIGRKVVYVFPGVVPKPGGGNRNARRVELDVDDPPRLIASPLVEHVAPEMWSGARVLKGGAHIKVVWTYGVGPAAASIRNFQVGRGRFITEADVAARRRVLVIGATVERRLFGRQSGLGRAVRLDGHPFRIVGVSVPKGEQMVNMGPRDDEQVLMPISTAQTLFTGSDKIGYVIYEPRTRPEGVTSIARVRTTLGRHHYFKATDEEALGFFNIADALKLTEVIGFALQIFLTACGVLTLIAGGVGVMNIMLVAVAERTRELGLRKALGATPRAIIVQILCETVLVTVSAGTVGIGLGGSIIFGLGVLRSLSQRAEFLMPKVTLPPGLALLSFAMLVGVGVIAGIVPALRAARLDPAVALREE